A single window of Desulfomicrobium macestii DNA harbors:
- a CDS encoding HU family DNA-binding protein, which produces MNKSELIQSLAEKIKISNDEASTIVDSFFDSMRDALLRGDRIEIRGFGSFKIKQYEGYVGRNPKTGESVQVKPKKMPFFKAGKGLLDYLNG; this is translated from the coding sequence ATGAACAAAAGCGAACTTATTCAGTCCCTTGCCGAAAAAATCAAGATTTCCAACGATGAAGCTTCCACCATCGTGGACAGCTTTTTCGACTCCATGCGCGACGCCCTGCTGCGCGGAGACCGGATTGAAATCAGGGGGTTCGGCAGTTTCAAAATCAAGCAGTATGAAGGATACGTCGGCCGCAATCCCAAGACCGGGGAGTCGGTGCAGGTCAAGCCCAAGAAAATGCCTTTCTTCAAGGCCGGCAAGGGTCTGCTCGACTATCTCAACGGTTAG
- a CDS encoding YgiQ family radical SAM protein, with the protein MSLFSSKSLPQPKFLPMTRHEMDQLGWDELDVLLVSGDAYVDHPSFAMALLGRTLVAHGLRTGIITQPRWSDPEDMLVMGRPRLFAGVSAGAIDSMLAHYTAFRKKRSEDAYTPGGRAGARPNRACIVYTNLLRRAFPGLTVVLGGIEASLRRITHYDFWTDALRKPILLDAKADAVVYGMGERAILDIATRLQADRDLRGIPGTVIADGDLPADIELPSHEDMLADPKELMRATLLLEKQVHDGTQWAVQRVANRSILIAPPATPLTTAEMDRVYALPYARKAHPAYNQPIPAEEMIRDSVTSHRGCGGGCSFCTLALHQGRRIASRSRNSILDEVRRMAASPDFKGHVSDVGGPSANMWGAYCDKEGQPCKRASCMTPTVCPHFSMDQKAHLDLLRTLRRTPGVRGVRVASGIRFDLALKDMVALGGYLREFVGGQLKIAPEHVCDHVLRLMRKPGNRVFEEFLTIFARESKQAGKEQYVIPYLMSAFPGTTDDDMRALAGWLGARGWKPRQVQCFIPIPGAVATAMYHAGITPEGKPVHVPRTDEERLRQHRILLPPEDRTPGRPMDARREPRPKSCANRCAAPSRSAGPAKKKSGRKKK; encoded by the coding sequence TGCCTATGACCCGCCATGAGATGGACCAGCTTGGCTGGGACGAACTTGATGTGCTCCTGGTCAGCGGCGACGCCTACGTGGATCACCCGTCCTTCGCCATGGCCCTTCTGGGCCGGACGCTGGTGGCGCATGGACTGCGCACCGGCATCATCACCCAGCCACGCTGGAGTGATCCCGAGGACATGCTTGTCATGGGCCGCCCGCGTCTTTTCGCCGGGGTCTCGGCCGGAGCCATCGACTCCATGCTGGCCCACTACACCGCCTTTCGCAAAAAACGCTCCGAAGACGCCTACACGCCCGGCGGCAGGGCCGGAGCCAGACCTAACCGGGCATGCATCGTCTACACCAACCTGCTGCGGCGCGCCTTTCCGGGATTGACCGTGGTTCTGGGCGGCATCGAGGCTTCGCTGCGGCGCATCACGCATTACGATTTCTGGACCGATGCCCTGCGCAAACCCATCCTCCTTGATGCCAAGGCTGACGCCGTGGTTTACGGCATGGGCGAACGGGCCATCCTGGACATCGCGACCCGATTGCAGGCAGACCGAGATTTGAGGGGCATCCCCGGCACCGTCATCGCCGACGGCGATCTCCCCGCAGATATCGAACTTCCCAGCCACGAAGACATGCTCGCCGACCCCAAGGAGTTGATGCGGGCCACCCTCCTGCTCGAAAAACAGGTCCACGACGGCACGCAGTGGGCCGTGCAGCGCGTCGCCAACCGCTCCATCCTGATCGCGCCGCCGGCCACGCCGCTGACCACGGCTGAAATGGACAGGGTCTACGCCCTGCCCTACGCCCGCAAGGCCCACCCCGCCTACAACCAGCCCATCCCGGCCGAAGAGATGATCCGCGACTCCGTGACCAGCCATCGCGGCTGCGGCGGGGGGTGCTCGTTTTGCACCCTGGCCCTGCACCAGGGTCGACGCATCGCCTCGCGCAGCCGGAACTCCATTCTGGACGAGGTCCGCCGCATGGCGGCAAGCCCTGACTTCAAGGGCCATGTCTCCGACGTCGGCGGCCCCAGCGCCAACATGTGGGGCGCGTATTGCGACAAGGAAGGACAGCCCTGCAAACGGGCAAGCTGCATGACGCCCACCGTTTGTCCGCATTTCAGCATGGACCAGAAGGCCCACCTCGATCTGCTGCGCACCCTGCGCCGCACTCCTGGCGTGCGCGGCGTGCGCGTGGCCAGCGGAATTCGCTTCGACCTGGCCCTTAAAGACATGGTCGCCCTCGGCGGCTATCTGCGTGAATTCGTGGGCGGCCAGCTCAAAATCGCGCCCGAGCATGTCTGCGACCACGTCCTGCGGCTGATGCGCAAACCCGGCAACCGCGTTTTCGAGGAATTTCTGACCATCTTCGCCCGCGAATCGAAACAGGCGGGCAAGGAACAATACGTCATCCCCTACCTGATGAGCGCCTTCCCGGGCACCACCGACGACGACATGCGCGCCCTGGCAGGGTGGCTCGGCGCCCGCGGCTGGAAGCCAAGACAGGTGCAGTGCTTCATCCCCATCCCCGGAGCCGTGGCCACGGCCATGTATCATGCGGGCATCACGCCGGAAGGCAAACCCGTCCATGTGCCCCGCACCGACGAAGAACGGCTGCGCCAGCATCGCATCCTGCTCCCGCCTGAAGACAGGACTCCCGGACGTCCCATGGACGCAAGGCGCGAACCTCGCCCGAAAAGCTGCGCGAACCGTTGTGCGGCGCCTTCGCGAAGTGCCGGCCCCGCAAAGAAAAAATCGGGCCGCAAAAAGAAATAA